tcctttttttcaaataaaagaatcaaaagaatcaaaagaatcaaaagaatcaaaccctcaaatttatcaaattgtgTTGATCcaaatataatttcaagaaataaaCAAGCATTACCAAATCATGtcattatcaacatcaacatcaacaaagCCAAAGGCACcaccatcaacaacaatagcaCTGGTAACATCACCATCTTCACCatcattgaaattgtttaaatccaaaagaaagataaaaaatctcaaaaatttaacaataattgGTCCATTGAGTGAACAACAACCAGGTAAGAATGTTAAAGTgattacaacaacaacaacaacaacaacaacaacaacaccttCCTCTttctcatcatcatcatcattgatGTCACCTATTACACCACAAACTCCAAATATTCCCAAAACACCAAAAACACCAAAACATTCAAAACATGCAAGTAGTGgaacatcatcaataatagCTGATATACAATCTATATCTTTACcatcaataacaaaatcattattaccaaattcctcatcatcatcatcatcaacatcaacaccaacatCATTAGCCAAAACATTATCCATGCCAATGTTATTCAATCAAGAGAAGCATTCCAAATTTCCACAACTAGAagaaaataacaataacaaggaggaagaagaagaagaagaaaaagaagggggtttaattgatttaactAATAAAAGTATTATTTTAATAACCAAATATGATTTTATTAGTGATGATAAagatcaattaaatattaaggcgaaacaatttttaaaattattacaaaaattagGTAATGGATGGTTATTAGTTCATGATTTATATGATAAATCCAAATTAGGATTAATTCCTGCTTCTTACGTTGATATTGCTTTAAATGACCCATTAGAACCAATTAAATTGACTTGGTTATATGAATATAGCAAGCAAAAACCACTACTGCTGGTGCTGCTGCTTCTGCTGCTTCTGCTGctgccaccaccaccatctaCTAAACAATTGGGAATTGAAGAAACATTAAATGAACCActatcaccaccaccaccaccaccatcatcatcatcacccTTTATAATGATTGAGAATAACAATACATCAAAAAGTTtaagatttgaaattgatcaaattttttataataaatcaaataaatcattttggtataaaatcaaatattatgataatttaaatcatcaaattatttatttaggtaaattttataaagatttttatcaattacaTGATGGAATAATATCCCAATAtaatattaacaataataataataWTAAYAATAATAATGctaataatattaacaataaaaatacaaatgatttatcaattaaattaccaccaccaattttAAGAAATTCTTTATATCATTCACCAAAtgttaaatttgataaaaatttaattgaaaattcttataaattattaattagattaaatgattatttaaatcaattaataaatcattggCCCAATATATTGAATGAATGTCCTAAATTTCatgattttatttataattgtaataatataattgttaataataataataataataaaggaACAactccaacaacaatcataactaatgaaacaataattaaatcattttatccaaattcaattatgataaataaaaatattcatGATAATTCTGTTACGTTTTCAAAAACTGCTCCATTACCTAAATTATCAACcataacaacaaaacaaatgaGTAATAATATAAGACCAAcatcaatcaatattagTACTACAAAAACACCAACAACTACTAGTACTACCAATAAACCAGTGATTGCTAGTTCTACCACTAGTAGTAATCGGATTTTTAGATTACCTGATCaatatattaataattcaacatATATTGACCAACTCAGCAAGAAAATAAGAGATAATACCACTATTAATAGTACTAGTACTACAACCACCACCGCCAAGGCAAATAACACTAAAAATTTTGACAATTTATCTACTATTGTTCATTCAGAAAGTGacaaatcattatttagTTATAcatcaataattaatacctacaacaataatagtaataataataatattaataatattgatgatgatgatgatgatgatattgcTAGTGTTGGTTTATCACAATCATCTTCAGAGCAAGCTAGTTCAAGTAGTAACTATATTTCTGatgattcaattcttgaaatccaaaacaaagaagacaacaacaacaacaacaatgatgatgataaattgttggataatttttcaaacctattatcatcatcatcatctttttcttttcgttcattattaccaatgacaaatatcaataatcatgaaagaattaattCACTTTTACAATTAGATTCTCAAAGATTAGATAATCATCaaagaataaattcaattcaaagtGAACCTGAAGAAAgtatatttgataaaattccTCAACCTCAAGAACATtataatcataatcataatcataatcaaCATAATCGATATTGTAGTAGTTGTACTACTGCTACTAATCATAGTTCAAAAATGAATTCACCTTCAACTACACCATTAACAATTAATTCTCATGATGAATCAGGAAGAGGAGAAAGAGGAGgagaaaaaggaaaaggaaTAGAAGTGTTTGAAAAGTTTCCTGCTAGTagtaatattgataaaccATTACCTTTACCACCAAGTttaccatcatcatcttcttcatcttctttttcatcttcGGGttgttcaacaaaataTCCAATGACAATTATACCAACGGCAACAGTTAAATCCATGACAATAAATTCACCCATGAATGCAATTACTGAACATACTGCAAAAACTTATTGTTGTAATGATTTATCACTTTTATCATCACCGTCGTCTCCATCTCATCCTACAACAAGGTCATTATCcgcttcttcttcttcttcttgttgttgttgttgttgttcttcttcttcttgttgtcGTTATtgttcatcttcttcaaatgCGTCATTTTTCGAAATATCTATGaataatatcattaatgaattagatgaatttgaatttgccattgatgatgatgatcatcaacatcatcaacaacaaataattgataaaaccACTACTTTGGATAAGattgaagttgaagtttatttgaataaaatagGTACATGTGGTGTTGAATCCACTGATATTGATActgatttaattaaatttcaattatttaaacatgatatattatcaattgattatttaaaaaaaattatcagtTTTAAAATGTataatgattatgaattattaaatcatttcaatttattattaataaagaCTGATAAGAACATCTTCacaaatgataatgatgagGATGAGGATGAGGATGAGGATGAGGATGAAAATAAGTTGATTTTACTTGATGATGACAaaattttaacaaattatattaatcaattatcaataattaaattgaatttaattagATCAAGAGCTAAAAGAGAAACTATTtcttaaaattaaaattgttaTGTATAGTTGATRTTAAGTTGatgtttatttataaatatattatatCCCCCTTTCCACTATGACAATCCTATGAAAATACAAAACACTAAGCTCAATTGTATTTGTAAAACgtttgatttgaaactTCTTGATAAAGGTTTGTTCATTTGGACTATTGGACTACTACGATGATATCTCCATCTTCAGTTtattcaacaaaacaaaatcactGCACTGTATCGCTAGCGCTACCAATTGCGttattttttatcattatcatcattttaCAAATTTTGTATTTCAAAAAGTATGCAAAGGAGGGGCAACACAAATTACAATTACAATTctaaatttccaaatttcaatatcaatttaacttaattggtaaattaaagtaaagtttcaaatttaagGAGAGTTAATTAGTTAATTACTTTACTATCGACATTCCAACTTGATGCAAAAGAAATTGCCaaccaagaagaaaaaaaaaaaaaaaWttttttttgtttgcgATTTTCAACtcaatttcattgatcgacaataataataatggaggaaatgatgatgaaagGAGTAGGAGTTAAATGCCGAGTAATAAATTGGAACAATGTGAAAGGGGAAAGGGGAAAGGGGGAGGAGAGGAGAGGAGAGGGAGGAGTTTCAATACTATAAACATAAATAGAAACTGGTTATATAGATAGttaagaaaagaatacTTGAAACGAAGGACCAAATTCAAAGCTTTGATGCcgtttcaatttaattatgaaacagattattgatgaaaaattaaatagtAAATCACCACGCCTTATTTCATATATATGTTGGCTATTAATTATACTGAAAGggtaataattataataatatatctGAAACAaaacgaagaagaagaagaagaaggaggaggaggaggaggaaaCAAGTTTTGTATGTtgttttacaaaaaaaggaTAAATTGCTTAGTGTTCCTTTCCTACCAATTGAAAGGGGATAAAAAAAGGAAGGAATAAAAGTTTTCAATCAAAGTCAAATTCAGGTTAATATTGTGAATACTATTGGAAATATTTAAGCCAGCAGTATAACACACAGACGAATGTGTAGGAAGTAAAATTGAAGTTCTGGAACCCATTTACAACATGTAAAATGATCAAAGGAGTGAGAGTGAGAGAGAAAGTACGATTAATTTCATAACCGTAACGTgacaataaaatataagTAAGAGAAATATCTATTGTTGTAACACTGCACTGTTTTTTCGttggtggtgttgatgACTTGTATTGTTTCAAGAACAATGCAAAATCATTcgtaataataataataataatatcatcatcatcatgtACTTACTATAAGAACAatagagagagagagaRAAGAGAGACagacaaagaaagaaagataaCAACAAATCACAAGAAAATTGTGATTGGTTTCAACTTAACATTGTGGAACATTGTGGAACAATAAGTAGTTGAATGGTTAGTTGAATGGTTTagttgaattatttataaaattgatcgtatattaaaataataaatccaCCCCACCCACccaccaagaaaaaatagaaagatttaaaaataatcacGCGCGTTGttgcttgttgttgctattgtttaattaatttttcttgtcacTCAACACactacttttttttttcaaatttaaatttaaatttaaactCTTCtctccccccccccctcaACGGTATTCTTAAAAATTAGAGCTATACAAACATTGCTAGTATTTACTTTTATAAGATAGATAATATAAACCCCATTCATTGCTATTACCCATCTTGCATCTTAATTTAAATGTGAACTAAACTAAAAACTGAAAATcccaatcaatcaatcaatcaatcaacatTTACTTTTGTAACTTAaaacttttgaaaatattttttaatttttttgtgtcATGCACACACTACACTAACCAatacaattttcaattcttcttcttcattcttttattcattcattcttcattattattattaatatccCACCTCTTCCCACCCATCAACCAACCATTATTTCACTCCTTTCAAATCTTAAACTACCCACTCACTCACTTCTTCTATCTTTcttaattatttatatatataatactATTCTAGTtacaactactactactactacttactactactttaaacaataatttatattatatcCCCTTTCATTCCATTCCATTCCATCCCCCCCCTCCCCCATATTAATCCTATCATTTGTTTCATAAATTGATAGAAagtaacaacaaccacaatattattttcttgaatcaacaagtttattttattcattattgattttgtaataaactcaattttttttttttccataaaGGAACAATACTTTAATACTCCATCACGTCTTATTATTGTTCTTCACAAGTACttggtgttttttttttttcagtttcatgtatcattatatatattgaaCTACAACCCCCCaatctttttgatttgatttgatttgatttgatttcatatTTATTTCATATTCCTTTTCCATACTTTTAGTTGTTTTATACTAGTTTCCAGATATTTCAAGCAAAGACAAGtataattttctttttaaatgaTGTTGAAACTGTCTGCTATATCAGATGATGTACATCGCCCTATAAGTGTTTATACTACACCTCCATTAGATATTTctattattgatgaagaagatgaaattaaagaagaggaggaggaggaggaaaACGAAGATGAAGACGATTTAATGGATAAACGTTCTTATCAACTGtctcaattattattcacTCCTCCTACTTCATTAGATaacaaatccaaattcATTCTGCCATTTGAATGTCCAAGAACTCCTCCGCCACCTCCACCTCCACCGCCACCGCCAGTTTCCAACCAATACTCCCATTCAAGTCCTAAAACAATGAATAGTAAAAATTCTCAATTTGCTTCAGATACGtcttcattattaaaacCCCAGTTATCTTTAAAGTCCATGAAaactactaccactaccacttctgcttcttcatcatcttctaattcatttaaatatcaaccaccacctccaTTACTGACCAACCCACAATTAAAATCACCTTCCAAATCACACAATAAAAGAAATAGTACAAATCCTACTGTTGGTgttaaagaaaatttacTACTGTCAccttcaaaattattaaaacgGTTATCAATGAgattatcttcatcaaacTTAAATAAACGGAATTCAGTTATTCCTAATGATATAAAAGTAATTATATCTgaaccacaaccacaaccacaaccacagCCACAACAATTATTGCTGCCTCGATTACCATTACAAGAAtatgaagaaaaatcagCAACGACAATACAATCACAACTGATACCCTACTTGGAAACAGTAGCATTACCAAAtggtaaatcaattttaatacCTTCATCACAATCACAAGATGAATATCCATCACCAACATTATCACTCACACCACCATATCTGACATCAccatcaaattcaaattcttcttcttgttatagtttacaacaacaaccatcTAAATCTTCTACATCTATGATAGCATCAAATTTACCACCTTTAGagaatcaaaaattaaataaatcattgtCAAACAGTACTAATGATGGAAAGAAACCCACCCCAAATGAAGTAGTTGAAATTACGCCAAAGAAACAaagcagaagaagaagaaataaaagTCATTCTATTAGTGCATTTATTTCACCACGTAAATTGGCCAGTGAATATCATAATCGAGTTAAATCAAGTTGGAGAAATTCTCTGACTCCTTCAACTCATTCTCAATTATCACAACCTATACCATATTTACAATATCCTAAATCAAccgatgatgaagaattgattggatataaatataatgatGAAGGAGAAGGAAGTGAAGAAGTTAATCAATCACCAccacagcaacagcaacagcaagaaatagaagaagaagaagaagaggttgaagaagatataCATGATGCCCAAAATATTGGTGATACTTCATTGATTAGTGGGATAATTAATGATATAGTTACAACTGATCATACCCATGATATAACTTCATTTTCTGGATATTCTTTAGATAAACcaaacacaaacacaacAGCGGtcactaccaccaccaccactaccaataatgataatgacattgataatgaaacaaacactaataatactaatgataattcaattcttgtatTACCTGCATCTCCACAAAAGAGtactttttcaacaactacaacaacgACTAATTCTACAATTACAAtagatgatattgatgatgtttcattttcttcccCTTCCTCATCAATGACACCAATGAGTAAACAACAAGTTATGGGAGGATATAATGATACTTTAGATACTATTAATACTTCATCAATAATCACAACTGgatttgatgaagatgaagataaagatGATGTTAGTGTTAATGTTAGTGGGATCAGTTATAAAGGAAGTATTTCtaatcaaagaaaacaaatttataaatatcatAATCATAGCCATAGTCATGGTCGACATCATCGCATGGATTCACAAGGTTATgaaaaaaggaaaatgaATCATCAAAGTACAATGTCAACTTCAACTACTATAAGTTCAGCAGCAatgaatcaacaacaacaaaaacaaaaacaaaaacaaaaacaacaaccccAAAAATCAGTATATTCTGattcaatattaaaattgaatatcttTATCCAAGATTCAAAcaacaccaccaataaCAGTTCTGgttcatcgtcatcatcatcttcctcttcttcttcctcttcattattacaatcaatgatatcaattaaattacggaaagataaattgaaaaatcttgatgaattaattaatttaataatttataaattaatgaaaaaattaaatcgtcatgatgatgatttaatcattgataatatcaaattattaatcttcttcaaaaacaacaacaacaacaataataacaataataataataataataataatagtacCAGTGATACTAAttatggtggtggtggtggtggggatgatgataaacatgttttaataaatccaataattttaaaagataaaattgatcaatcaataacaaagaaaaagaataaacatcagaattcttcttcttcattgccgattaataattataaagatgatttattattggaatatattcaaatgaaactgaaattatatattaaagctataatttgattttttttagatatataccaccattatcatcattatcatcattatcatatATATTAGAAaggttttgttttgttttatgATAAGAAGAGATTAAGATTAGTTTTATATATGGTAGTTATTagttgtttaattttttttttttgttcttttatTAATGTATTTTTATAAGATAAgatttactttttttttaaaaaaaaaataaaaggaGGAATCTCCTTTTCATTTATATTGTAAACAGGttaaatttgttcaattcaTTGCTGTCTATAATGAAGGTTCTTACTtatattcttcaaattcttaTTAAACcattgatgttgttgttgttgttgttgttgtttcacGTGATTAGTGTGAAACAACGCGCGTGTAAGATTTCTGTTTTTGGGCGGCACGTGCTAATGTAATGTAATGTAATGTAAGcgagtgagtgagtgagtgagtgaaTGAACGAAAGTAAGAAGCCAATTAAGAAGCAAACGTTTGAAACcataaactttttttttttacttaacaaaaattatcaccaacaactaatgattaatatttattatcaaataatataataaaactAACCATGATAGATATATTTGATATGGAAGATGAAGTTTCTACATTAACTTCTCAACTTCATACTAAAATAGTTATTAGCCCTGCCCCATCATCTTCTACAcaagaattaaattataaattaattgatgcCATCGATGAAGAAACTATAGctaatgaaaaagaaaaagaagaagaagaggatgatgattatgatgatgaagatgatgactATTTACCACAAGGGTATCAACCACAAATATCTTCTAGACCtataaaaatcaataataacagTAATAGACAACGAAGgaaatcatcaatagtTTCATCATACGAAGTCAATATTACAAATTCTTAtgtttcttcatcattaataattgatagaTCACCAGGAATTGTTTCTAGTGGAGGAGGagaaggaggaggaggagagAGTAACAATAATAGCAAATTTGTGTCTAGTGTTATTTCCCCACCTAGATTATCTGATTTTGAACCAATTAAAGTATTAGGGAAAGGATCATATGGGAAAGTTTTATTAGTGAGACAAGTATCTACTGGTAGATTATTTGctcaaaaacaattgaaaaaagcttcattgataatcaatcaacaagaacaagaaacagatgatgatgatgaggaggaggaggtggtggtggctgGTGTCAAAATccatgaaaaaaattatcaacgaacattaaatgaaaaacaaatattagAATTAGTTAATCATCCAAATAtagttaaattattttatgCTTTCcaagataataataaattatatttaatattaGAATATTTACAAGGTGGAGAAttatttcatcatttaGCCATGGAAAAATTCATGAGTGAAAAAGATTCAAGTTATTATATTGCACAAATGTTATTAGGTATAAGATATcttcatttgaaattaaaagtgATTTATCGAGATTTAAAACCagaaaattgtttattaaattcatttgGTAATTTAGTATTAACTGATTTTGGTTTAAGTAAAATAGCTGCAGACAACGAAGATGGAACCACCAAGAATCATTCTATAACGGGGACAGTACAATATATGGCACCAGAAATTTTACAAGGTGATCCATATGATTTTGCCGTTGATTATTGGTCATTAGGTTGTGTTGCCTTTGATCTTTTAACTGGTTCACCTCCATTTACGGGAACTAATcctaaaaaaatattggaaaaaatgaaatcaattaaaaaaaatcttaAATTCCCATTTTATTTAAGTTTAGATGCTAAAGATTTTTTAagaaaattattacaagTAAATCCagagaaaagaattaatcttgatgatgaagaaatattccaaaaattcaaacaacaTAGATTTTTCCGTTATATTGATTGGAATCATCTAGAGAATTtacaccaccaccaagaaggagaagaagGTGCAGAAGAATTATCATTTCCAAAGGCAACAAAAAATggtcaacaacaaaaaatgtaTATGCCACCAATATTACCAGTTATTACTGATCCAATATTAGcagaaaattttgattctgAATTCACAGAAATGGATTTCACTCCtccactaccaccaccaccacctcctcctcctcctccaataattatatcacaacttcaacaacaaacacgATTATCTTCCAGTGGTAATAATACTTCTGATATTCTAAATATTCAAGGATTCTCTTATACAAATCctaaatttattgattattcattacataataaataaacaattagaCTGCTAGACTTCtaagcttttttttttttttcgacAATTTGCAACTAAAGAGTTAaaaatcttcttttttttttaagttGATTATGTAATAAACtccatttttttgttagaataagatttcaacaacaacaacaacctaAATATAGTTAAAACTTGAAatgtaaaataaaaaaaaaagaaattcaacTAAACTTGTGATTTTCATAAAAgaactaaaactaaaaccaaaaccaaaactaaaactaaaactaaatctTAGGGAGAATTGATTAGTTGCATATTTggtttttggttttatcATGACAATTGGTAATGcagataatgaaaatgatcaTTCATTTTAACAGACAATAGAGGAAGAGTAGAGAATTATctgttcttgttcttgttctgtatttttattcaaGAGCAATTTTTGTTGGAATTTCTAATCTTCTGTGTGTGTACATACATGGAATTGAATAAACTTCAACTTGTTGTCAGCCAGCAtgtaaatcaatttttagaAACTTGATTTTTATTGGGTTTTGCGATTGACAATTGTCAATTTGGATAGGCAACACAAATCAACGAGAGATCAAGGGCTCAAGGGTaactcttctttttttttatgttaATGTTTAGATACGAGGAGGAAGAGCAATAACACATGTGGAGAATCATCATGTCAGGTGTGTTTTTGAGTTGCTATAAGTTATTAATAGAAACTTGCTGCAACGTGtgtattttgaatttataccttatttttttttactcaTCGTGCATAGGTAACAAACTGCAAAATGTAACGTTGCGCCCAAACGTTACAAAAAAtgatgcaaaaaaaaaaaaactgacATCTACTAAATAACATAATAAAGctcaattaaaaatacttcaaaatttaaacataataaatttatatatatatgtacaCATAGTATAAGAACTAATAAATAAGCAACGAGAAGAAACGAAATAAAACAACGACAACGAAtttaaaaacttttttctttataattaaaaaaaaaaaccaaacttaacaattaattaaactCCATAAGTTTACAAGACAGCCCAATTGAGACGACCGTAGATACTAACTTTGTAGGAGTTCTTTGGTGGCAGATTTGGATTACCAACTTGGATAGCATATTGACTAGCAGAATAAGCTGgtttatcaacaacatgaACAGCATATAAGTAATCATAACCagaaaatttgatttcaccACTCTTTTGATCAAAATCAGAAATGTAAATACCATCAGAACCAGCAGCAACACCAATTTTACCATCTTCACTATATGTCAAAGCATAAGAAGTACGTGATTTCTCATCATCATATCTTTGGTAAATTAAGTTTGGTTCTATGTAGAAAGTAGCACCTGGAGTAACGTAATCACCAATGtaaatttcattgaaaCCAACGTCTTTAGTAAGAGTATAAAGGGTCTTACCATTGACTTCTTCACTATCGGATTTAATGTATAAAGTCACATTACCACGGAATCCTTGTTGAATTGGAGCAGCAATGACTGATTGGAAAAATAAACTGAAAAAAGCAGCAATAAAAACAGTGAATTTGTACATTGTGATAGTAGTtgtaattaatgaattaattgattgattgatggaTTAgtaaaaatggaaaaacaaaattccAATTTCAAGGAAGGAATGGACCCCTATTTATAGTTGAGAAATTGATAGTTCAAATCATAGATGAGAAATCATATTCAAAGGGTAAAGTCACAGTTAATGGTATTAGTTGGTTATACCATTCTTTccttttgttttattagAGTTACCAATTGGTTAAATTACTTGCataattgttttcttttttttttttagtacGATTTGCATCAAATCATTGTATGAGCGATAATATTCCAAGTATTCATGCCTATAAATTACTTGCAGCAAAAACTAACCCATGTGTAAATCAGCCACAATATTGATTATCCCTTAAATACAGGAggcaataacaacaacaacaacaacaacaacctcCTCCTTAGAAATAACTATAAAGCTGtgtgtttttttgttgttgaggtTTCAGTTTTGAGTTAGAAGTTGGAATGGAccacaaaacaaaaacaaatacaaccaagaaaaagaaaagattaATAGAGGAAGATATTTTTAGAAGATTCTTTACATTGAGTACtatcatcaatcaatcaatatcattactTTTCTTCCATTACTTGTTTCTGATTTCAATACTTCCCTTTTATGATCTCATTCCAATGTTTTacagatttttttttttttttgaaacaacaacaaaaagtaAGTTACGTAGTCTTTTTAAAAATCCACACTCTAAGAATCTTTgagaaaaacaatttttaacCCCCTTAATCCATACTACAATAGATCATATATTGTCAATCttgtaaattgatttatcacCATGTAATGATGGGTCCAAGATGCCAAGCACATAACAGTTTATAATAGGGATTGTCAATAGGTTTAATGATcctattgtttttttttttttagttctatttttttcaagcAACTGGTTGATggaaaaaatattaattatgtgtaacaattgaaacaacTTGGAATGTAACTATTGACTAAAATATGCAAGTAATtaaaaaactaaatttgGTTAATGTCAACGTCAAAACGTACACATACACATACACACTATAGTTTTAGTCATCACTTAGATATATTATCATTGTCAAGAGGATGCCACATGAAATAACTAAATAATACAATTCAATGGTTTGTTTAAATGAccttattgtttttttaaaccCTTTCATTGTTTATTGAGGTTTAAACAGAGGTTTAGTTCTCTCTAATTTTCATATAATATTTTCCATTgtatttcattaattactACACTATTCCAAACGTACGACTTACTTTGTTATGAAGTCATTGGGAATGAATACTCGACTCCTTCAA
This genomic stretch from Candida albicans SC5314 chromosome 1, complete sequence harbors:
- a CDS encoding putative protein kinase (Ortholog(s) have ribosomal protein S6 kinase activity, role in TORC1 signaling, peptidyl-serine phosphorylation, protein autophosphorylation and cytosol localization) codes for the protein MIDIFDMEDEVSTLTSQLHTKIVISPAPSSSTQELNYKLIDAIDEETIANEKEKEEEEDDDYDDEDDDYLPQGYQPQISSRPIKINNNSNRQRRKSSIVSSYEVNITNSYVSSSLIIDRSPGIVSSGGGEGGGGESNNNSKFVSSVISPPRLSDFEPIKVLGKGSYGKVLLVRQVSTGRLFAQKQLKKASLIINQQEQETDDDDEEEEVVVAGVKIHEKNYQRTLNEKQILELVNHPNIVKLFYAFQDNNKLYLILEYLQGGELFHHLAMEKFMSEKDSSYYIAQMLLGIRYLHLKLKVIYRDLKPENCLLNSFGNLVLTDFGLSKIAADNEDGTTKNHSITGTVQYMAPEILQGDPYDFAVDYWSLGCVAFDLLTGSPPFTGTNPKKILEKMKSIKKNLKFPFYLSLDAKDFLRKLLQVNPEKRINLDDEEIFQKFKQHRFFRYIDWNHLENLHHHQEGEEGAEELSFPKATKNGQQQKMYMPPILPVITDPILAENFDSEFTEMDFTPPLPPPPPPPPPPIIISQLQQQTRLSSSGNNTSDILNIQGFSYTNPKFIDYSLHNK
- the PBR1 gene encoding Pbr1p (Protein of unknown function; required for cohesion, adhesion, and RPMI biofilm formation; induced by alpha pheromone in white cells; fluconazole-induced; Spider biofilm induced), which gives rise to MYKFTVFIAAFFSLFFQSVIAAPIQQGFRGNVTLYIKSDSEEVNGKTLYTLTKDVGFNEIYIGDYVTPGATFYIEPNLIYQRYDDEKSRTSYALTYSEDGKIGVAAGSDGIYISDFDQKSGEIKFSGYDYLYAVHVVDKPAYSASQYAIQVGNPNSPPKNSYKVSIYGRLNWAVL